From the Deltaproteobacteria bacterium genome, the window CCGCGCTCGTCAGAGCGCGGCCCCATTGAAGCCCGACACGCCGCCCGCGCCGATGCCCACCGGCGAGCGATTTCCGCGCTCGTCAGAGCGCGGCCCCATTGAAGCGCAATTTGCGCGGGGTAACTGGTCGAAGACGCAGGATATTTCCGCGCTCGTCAGAGCGCGGCCCCATTGAAGCATCAAGCACCGCGTCACGAACGCGCCCGTCGGGCTCGTATTTCCGCGCTCGTCAGAGCGCGGCCCCATTGAAGCAGCTCCGGACTCTGCTCGTGTGAGCCGTAGCCCTCGCATTTCCGCGCTCGTCAGAGCGCGGCCCCATTGAAGCCAGCTCAGGGCCACGACGCTCCACTGCACGCCGCATTTCCGCGCTCGTCAGAGCGCGGCCCCATTGAAGCCTCGAAGCCTGGCGTGATCCCATCCAGATCGAAGGAGATTTCCGCGCTCGTCAGAGCGCGGCCCCATTGAAGCTCGATCGCGCGAAGCTGCTTCTCGCTTTCCTTCTGGATTTCCGCGCTCGTCAGAGCGCGGCCCCATTGAAGCCCGGTGCCCGTGCGACCCCCGAGCACGACGAGTTGGCCCGATTTCCGCGCTCGTCAGAGCGCGGCCCCATTGAAGCAGCCCCCTCCTCGGCTTCGCCACAGGCGGCATGGTGAATTTCCGCGCTCGTCAGAGCGCGGCCCCATTGAAGCGAGATCGACGACGACCTGGCCGCGTGTCGGGTGCCTGATTTCCGCGCTCGTCAGAGCGCGGCCCCATTGAAGCTACCGGGTTTTCTTCGAGCGCATCGCTTTTACGTCGAATTTCCGCGCTCGTCAGAGCGCGGCCCCATTGAAGCCTCCATGCGGAAGGTCGTCCCCTCGCGCGGGGCGAGGCGATTTCCGCGCTCGTCAGAGCGCGGCCCCATTGAAGCCGCACGAGTTCGGCGAAGCCCAGTGGACCGTGCACGAATTTCCGCGCTCGTCAGAGCGCGGCCCCATTGAAGCCACTGGATCGTCCGCGACGTGGCACCGACCCGATCGAATTTCCGCGCTCGTCAGAGCGCGGCCCCATTGAAGCGCCGTCACGTCGGTGAGCGTGTAGGTGCCGTTGTTGATTTCCGCGCTCGTCAGAGCGCGGCCCCATTGAAGCTTCCAGCGCGTCCCGCTTCTCGGCGAGTACGGCCACGAATTTCCGCGCTCGTCAGAGCGCGGCCCCATTGAAGCGAAAACGGCCACACGCAGGCGTTCGTGAACGGGTTGATTTCCGCGCTCGTCAGAGCGCGGCCCCATTGAAGCTACGTACTGCCTTGACAAGTACGTACAAACTACCCCCGAATTTCCGCGCTCGTCAGAGCGCGGCCCCATTGAAGCGTCTATCGCGATTGGGCGCTCGACTCCGGCGCCTACAGCGCCATTTCCGCGCTCGTCAGAGCGCGGCCCCATTGAAGCATCGCGACGCTGCGCCAACGAGGCGAGGCCATCAACCCATTTCCGCGCTCGTCAGAGCGCGGCCCCATTGAAGCACGAACTCTTCGAGCGCCTGTGACTCGATGAGTGCCTATTTCCGCGCTCGTCAGAGCGCGGCCCCATTGAAGCCTCCACACGGTCGTTGCTTGCTGCTGGTCGGAGGCGAATTTCCGCGCTCGTCAGAGCGCGGCCCCATTGAAGCACCGCGATCGCGACCGAAAAACGTGACAGGAGCGCCGCGTATTTCCGCGCTCGTCAGAGCGCGGCCCCATTGAAGCCAGATGCGCGAAGGTAGGTCGCCGGGATGTGCTTCTGGATTTCCGCGCTCGTCAGAGCGCGGCCCCATTGAAGCGGTCGAAGAATCTTTAGGGTGCTCGTGCGCCGTGGACCATGGAGAGCGCCCGCCCGCCAACTTGACCGCCCCCGGCGCATGCGTAAGACAGGCGCCCCGTGCGCCGTCTCGTAGCGAGCATGCTCGTGATTTCCCTGGATTCCCGCGCGCTCCGCCGCACCGCGCGTGCGGCCGGCGCGCTCGCGTGACGCGCGTCCTCCTCATCTGCCCCGACAAGACGGGGCCGCTCATGGCGGGCTCCGCCATCCGCTCGGTCGAGGTCGCGAGCATGCTGGCGCGCGACTTCGACGTCACGCTCGCCGTGCCCGACGACAGCGAGCCGGTCGCCTCGGCGGCGCGCGTCGTGCGGGTGCCACGGGACTCGACCCTCCCGGCGCTCGTCGACGCCGCCGACTGCGTCATGATCGCCGGCCGCTCAGAGCTCATGACGGCAATACGGAAGCCTCTCGTCGTCGACCTCTACGATCCCTTCATCCTCTCCGACCTCGAGTTCTACGGCGAGGGCTTCGAGGACGCGGGCGGGCGACCGCTCCTGGCACTGCGCTGGCTCCAGCACCACCTCGAGAACGGCGACTTCTTCGTCTGTGCGAGCGAGGCGCAACGCCGCTTCTGGCTCGGGATGCTCGCGGCCGCGGGCCGGCTGAACCACGCCAACTACGCGGCCGACCGCGAGCTCGCGCGGCTCCTGGCCGTCGTGCCGTTCGGCATCACCAACGCGCCGCCGGAGCGCACGGCCCCTGCGGTGAAGGGCGTGATCCCGGGGATCGACCCGGACGACGCGGTCGTATTGTGGGCCGGCGGGCTCTGGAACTGGTTCGACCCGCTGACGCTCGTCGAGGCGCTCCATCGCCTGCGCGCGACCCGTCCGGAGGTCAAGGGGCTCTTCCTCGGCGTCCGCCACCCGAACCCCGACATCGGTAGGATGGAGACGGCGGAGCGCGCGCTCGCGCGCGCCCGTGAGCTCGATCTCGTCGGGCGCGGCGCCTTCTTCATCGATTGGGTGCCGTACGGCGAGCGGCAGAACTACCTCCTCGACGCCAACGTCGGCGTGAGCCTGCACCGCCCCGGCATCGAGGCGCAGTTCGCCTTTCGCACGCGCGTGCTCGACTACCTGTGGGCGGGCCTGCCGATGGTGCTCGGACGCGACGACGACCTCGCGGATCGCATCGAGCGCGAGGGACTCGGCCTCACGGTGCCGTACGGCGACGTCGAGCGGACGGCCGACGCGATCACCGCGATGATCGACGCGCCCGCGACGCCGGAGCGCGCGGCCCGCTTCGCGGCGCTCCGCGCGGAGCTCTCGTGGGCGCGCGTCGTGGAGCCGATCCGCGAGTTCTGCCGCGCCCCGCGCTTCGCCGCCGACAAGGCGCGCGGCGGCGCCTGGGTCGCCGAGGAGGCGCCGCGCGAGCGCATCGTGCACAAAGAGGCCGCGCTCGTCGCCGAGGAGTTCCTCGGGCCGGCACGCGAGCTCTCGCCCGCGCTCGGACGCTACTACGCCGCCGAGCACCGCTTCGTCGCCGCCTACGACGACCTTTGCCGGATCGACGTACTGCCGCGCGTGATCGGCGACCGGCCGCAAGCGGACGTCGTCTTCAGCCTGTGGGACGAGGGTCCGACGCCGGCGCGCGTCGCGCGCGTCTGTGTCGCGCTCTGGCAGATCCCGCAGGACCAATGGCAGCGCTTCGAGTTCCGGCCGATCCCGAACTCGCGCGGGCGATCGTATCGCGTGACGATCGAGGCGCCGTCGACGATCGGCTCGGGCGTCGCCCTCTGGCTCTCCACGCCGGTGGGAGCCGACGCGCCGGCGCCCGCGATGATCGTGCACTACCTCGTGAAGGGCCTGGTTGACGCGCTGCCGATCACCGACGAGTCGTTCCTGTTCCTCCACAACACGACCGTGAGCGACGTCACGGTTCCGGGCGTGGCGGCGCTCGCCTCCGAGGAGGACGTCGCGTCCTCGCTCGTGGGCGCCGACGCCGCCGGCGGCGCGCCGCTTCGCGACGACGCGCTCCGCACCGCGCTCGCCCGCGCGACGGCGACGCTCGCCGCGACGCGGCGCGAGATGGCGGCGCTCGGCGACCGCCTCGCCGACGCGGAGCGCCGCGAGGCCGAGACGCCGCCGCGGGTGCGGCGGATCGTGCGCTTCATGATCCGCGGCGGCCGCGCCGCGAAGCGCCGCGCACGCCGGGCCGCGGGCTTCGTCGCCGCGCTCGGCCTCGCGCTCGCGAGCGTGCCGCTCGTGCTCGCGGTCGGCGCGATGTTCGTCGCGACCGACGCCCGCAACCGCCTCGGGCGCGGCCGCCGCGCGACCGCGCCGCTGCCGCGCACCGATCCGGCGGCGCGCCCGCGCCGCGTCGGCCAGCCGGTGTCGATCGTGATCCCGACATGGAACGGCCGCGAGCTCCTGGAAATGAGCCTACCGCCGCTCGCCGCGGCCCTCGCCCGCCACGCGCCGGGCGGCGAGATCGTCGTCGTCGACAACGGCAGCGAGGATGACACCCGCGAGTGGGTGGCGGCGCACTTTCCCGCGGTGCGGGTGATCGCGCTCCCGACCAACGAGGGATTCGCCGGCGCCACCAACCGGGGCGCGCAGGACAGCCTCCATCCGACGGTCATCCTTCTCAACAACGACATGGTCGTCGAGCCGGATTTCATCCTGCCGCTCCTCGCGGCCATGGACGAGGAGCCCGACGTCTTCGGCGTCTCGTGCCAGATCGACTTCATCGACAAGAACAAGCCGCGCTGGGAGACGGGCAAGGTCCACGCCGAGTGGACCTACGGCACGATCCACCTCTTCCACGTCGACCGCTGGGACGACGCGAGCCTCTACCCGATCTTCTTCGCCGGCGGCGGCGCATCGGCGTACGACCGCGCCAAGTTCCTCGAGCTCGGAGGGTTCGACGAGGCGGTCTTCTCGCCCGTCTACATCGAGGACGTCGAGCTCGGGTATCGCGCCTGGAAGCGCGGCTGGCCGTCGCTCTTCGCGCCGGGAAGTCGCGTCCACCATCGCCACCGCAGCACGACGCGGCGGCGCTGGAGCGAGGACGAGATCTACAGCTTCTTCGTGAAGAACCTGGCGGCGCTCGTGTGGAAGAACGTCGACGACCCGCGCATGCTCGCGCGCCATCTCCTCGGGCTCCTGCTCCTGCCGTTGCGCCTCTGGCGCCAGGCGAACCGGCGCGTCGCGCTCTACACGTGGCGGGGCATGTGGCGGCAGCTGCCGGTGCTGGCGCGGGCGCGCCTGCGCGAGGGACGCGTCGCGCGCGCGCTCGACGACGCGACCATCTTCCACGTCGCGCGCTATCGGCATGCCTATCGCGGCGCGCTCGGCCGCCGTCCGCGCCGGCGCGCCGACGCCCGTCCGCGCGTGCTGATCGTGAGCCCCTACAGCCCCTACCCGCCCGTGCACGGCGGCGCCGTCCGCATCCTCGCGCTGCTCCGCCGCCTGGCGTCCGTCGCCGACGTGACGCTCCTCGCCTACGCCGACACCCAGGCCGAGCTCGATCCCCGCAGCACGGCCGAGCTGCAGCGGATCTGCCGCGACGTCGTCGTGATCGAGCGCGACACGACCGCCGTCGGCGGCGTCCTCTTTCCCAACAAGACGCGCGGCTTCTGCTCGCGGCTCATGCGCGACGAGATCGAGTACTGGCTCGACCGCGAGGACTTCGACGTCATCCAGATCGAGTACACGCACCTGGCGCATCTGATGCCGATGCCCGCCCGCGGCCTCCTGCGGGTGCTGGTCGAGCACGACGTGAGCTTCGTCTCGCTCGCGCGCGCCCGCGCGACCACCGAGAGTGCCGCGGCCAAGATCGCTTTCGCCTTCGACTGGATGCGGATGCTGCGCTACGAGCTCGCCGCCGTCTCGTTCGCGGACCTGGTGCTCACGATGAGCGAGACCGACCGCGACGTGCTCGACGGCTACGTCGACACGCGGCACGTCGTCTCCGTCCCGAACGGCGTCGACTGCCGCGCCTTTCCCTTCGCGGCCGACGGACGCGACCCCGCGTCGATCCTCTTCGTCGGCTTCTTCCGGCACGAGCCGAACGTCGAGGCCGTCCGCTATTTCTGCCGCGAGGTGCTGCCGCGCGTCCGCGCCCGCCTGTCGCACGCCCGCTTCCGGGTCGTCGGCGCGTATCCGCCGGACGTGATCCGCCGCCTCGCCGACGACCCCGCGATCGAGGTGACCGGCCGCGTCGACGACATCGCGGCGTACTACCGCTCGAGCGCCGTCTTCGTAGCGCCCGTGCTCCAGGGCTCCGGCACGCGCCTCAAGATCCTCGAGGCAATGGCGAGCGGCTGTCCCGTCGTGTCGACGACGATCGGCGCCGAAGGTCTCGCCACGCGCTCCGGCGAGGAGCTCGTGCTCGCCGACGACGCCGCGAGCATGGCGGACGCGATCGTGCGGCTCCTCGAGCACCCCGAAGAGAGCGCCGCGCTCGCGCGCCGCGCCCGCGCCCATGTCGAGGCGCGCTTCGACTGGGACATCGTCGCGGCGGGTCTCGCGCGTGCCTACGAGGCGGCGCTGGCGCCGGTGACGGATCCCGCGCTCCCGGCGCCGCCGACCGCGCTCGCGGAGGCCCGCTGATGGCGAATCCCCTCGCGCTCCTGCGCGGCGTCGACTACGTCAACGTCCGCCACGTCCTGGTGATGCAGACGGGGACGATCGAAACGGCGCTCGGCATCGCCGCGAAGCTCCGCGCCGACTTTCCGAACGCGCGCATCGACGGCGTCGTCCGCGACGACGACGCGGCCAAGGTCGGCCCCGACGTCTTCACCCACGTGACCGCCGTCCGCTGGGAGGACCGCCTGAGCATCCTGCGCACGCTCCGTGCCCGGCGCTACGATGCGATCGCGCTCGTCCTGAGCAACGTCGGGAGCCGCGCCTTCCGCGTGCTGCCGTATCTCCTGCGCACCTCGAACTTCCTCCTCTTCAACGAGCACCTCGACTACTTCCCGCTCAAGTGGTCGCGCCTGCCGTCGCTCGCCCAGCACCTGAGCGGCCAGGCGAGCGTGGGGGCGCTCGTGCGCTGGGGCCTCGCGCGCGTCGTCGTGACGCCGCTTGCCGCGCTCTTCCTCGTGCTGACGACGGCGCGGATCGAGCTCCGCGCGCTCCTCAGGCGCTCGCGCCGCCGAGCCGCTTGAGCACCGGCAGCGAGGGCGCGAAGAAGTGCGCGCCCGAGACCGCGCGGCTGAACTCCATGAGGCGATCGTGCACGCCGTCGCCGCTCGTGCCCATCATGCGCGCGAGCATCTGCTCGGGGATGTCGGGGGTGCGGCAATAGGCGATGAAGAAGAGCCCGGCCTCGCTGGCGTTTCCATAGGGAAGCGACTGGCGGACGATCTTGAGCTCCCCGTCGCCGACCTTCAGGTTCGAGCGCGCCGCGTGCGATGTCGGCGGCTTCACGTCGTCGGGAAGCTCCTCCGAGCCTGGCTTGCGCCGCCCGATCACGTCCTCTTGCTCCGCGACCGAGAGTCCGCGCCACTTGGCGAGATCGTGCACGTAGCGCTGCGTGAAGACGTAGCTGCCGCCGGCGAAGGCCGGGTCGTCGTCACCGACGAGCGCCCACTCGGCGCGCTCGTCGGCCTCCTTCGGGTTCTCGGTGCCGTCGATGAAGCCCGTGAGGTCGCGGGCCTCCTTGCGGCGAAAGGCCATGACGTCCTCGACCACCTCGACGAGGTCGCCGAGCCGGCGGCGCGCCTCGAGCACGAAGTCGAAGGTGAGATCACGGAGCGCCGACGTCACGTGCAGGAGCACGTCGCCGCCCGTGCTCGGCGCCCGGCGCCCGCCGGCGTCGAGGGCTTTGAACGGCCGGAGTCCGCGCGGACGCGCGTCCGGCGCGAGCGCGTCCCAGAGCTCCGGACCGATCCCGATCGTGACCGCGAGCTCGGCCGGCCGCGCGCCGGGATCCATCTCGGCGGCGAGCTCCGGGAGCGTCGCGAGCACCGCCGCGACCGCGCGGGCGTCGCGCGCGCGCGCGCGCAGGCGGAAGATCAGGAAGTGCGCGGCGGTCGCGGGCTCGGCAACGATACCGATCTGCGGCTCTGGACGCGTCGTCATGGTGGTGGTTTCTATGCCGAGCCGTCGCCGGCTGCAATTTTCCCGTCCACGGAGGATCCGCCATGACGCCACGCTTCGACCTCACCGACCGGGCCGTCGTCGTGACCGGCGGCAGCCGCGGCCTCGGGCTCGCGATGGCCAACGCCTTCGCCGACCACGGCGCCAACGTCGTCGTCGCGAGCCGCAAGGGCGACGCGTGCGAGCGCGTCGCCGCCGAGATCCGCGCCCGCACGGGCCGGCGGGCGCTCGGCGTCGCCTTCCACGCCGGCCGCTGGGACGACTGCGAGCGCCTCCTCGACGACGCCGCCGCCGCCCTCGGACGGGTCGACGTGCTCGTCAACAACGCCGGGATGTCGCCGCTCTACCCGTCGCTCACGGGGATCGACGAGGACCTCTGGGACAAAGTGCTGGCCGTCAACCTGAAGGGTCCGTTCCGGCTCGCCGCGCTCGCCGCCGAGCGCATGGCGCGCGCCGGCGGCGGCAGCATCATCAACGTGAGCAGCGTCGGCGCCGTGCAGCCGACCGTCGGCGAGCTGCCCTACGCGATGGCGAAGTCGGCGCTCCACACGATGGCCGCGGCCATGGCGCACGACTACGCCGGCCGCGTGCGGGTGAACGTCATCATGCCCGGCGCCTTCCTCACCGACATCAGCAAGGCGTGGCCTCCCGAGATGCGCAGCATGATGGAGCGCCAGATCCCGATGGGCCGCTGCGGCGAGCCCGAGGAGGTCGTCGGCGCCGCGCTCTACCTCGCGTCGGACGCGTCGTCGTACACGAGCGGCGCCGTCATCAAGATCGACGGCGGCTGGGCGTACCGCGCGGGCTGACGGCGCGGTCGCGCAGTCGGCGCGCCGAGTCAGTCGGCCCGCACGCCGAGCCCGAGAAGCGCCGTCGCCGGGTGCGCGAGCAGCCATTCCTGCGCGGCGAAGGGCGCCGCGCCGGGCGCCGGCTCGCGGCGACGATACGAGCCGTCGGGGCGAAGCTCCCACGCGTTCACGGTGTCCTCGAGGTACGGCCGCAGGATCCCGTCGTGGAGGTAACGCACGAGCGCCGGGTTCTCGACCGGCACGAGCGTCTCGATGCGGCGATCGAGATTGCGGCGCATGAGGTCGGCGCTGCCGATGAGCGCTTCCGGGTGGCCGCCGTTCTCGAACCAGAAGATGCGGCTGTGCTCGAGAAAGCGGCCCACCACCGAGACGACGCGCACCGTCTCGCTCAGGCCGCGCACACCCGGCCGAAGGCAGCACATCCCGCGCACGAGCAGGTCGACGCGCGTCCCGGCCGCCGCCACCTCGTAGACCGCGTCGATCAGCTCGGGATCGGTGAACGAGTTCATCTTGAACACCAGGCGCGCCGGCCGTCCGGCGCGCGCGTGGTCGCGCTCGCGGCGCAACCGCCGCAGGATCTCGCTCCGCAGATTCACCGGGGCGACCAGGAGCTTCCGGTAGGAGCGCTGGCGCGAGACGCCGGTCAGGAAGTTGAAGAGCTCGAGGAGGTCCTGCGTGATCTCGGGGTCGCAGGTGAAGAGACCGAGATCGGTGTAGGCGCGCGCCGTCGTCGGGTTGTAGTTGCCGGTGCCGACGTGCGCGTAGGTCCGCAGACGTCCTCCTTCGCGCCGCACGACCAGGCAGATCTTGGTATGCACCTTGAGCTCGGTGAACCCGTAGGTCACGTGCGCCCCGGCGTGCTCCAGCGCGCGCGCCCACACGAGGTTCTTGCTCTCGTCGAAGCGGGCCTTGAGCTCGACCATGACGGCCACCTGCTTCCCCGCCTCCGCCGCCTCGAGCAGCGCCTCGACGATCGGGGAGCGCTCGCCGACGCGATAGAGCGTCTGCTTAACCCCGACGACCGCGGGATCCGACGCGGCCGCGCCCACCATCGTCTCGACCGGATGGAAGCTGTCGAACGGATGGTGCACGAGCACGTCCGCGCCGCGCAGGGTCCGGAAGAGCTCGTCGCCGTGGGCGAGCGCCTCGGGCGCGTGCGGCTTGTGCACCGGCCAGCGGAGCGCCGGGATCGGCAGGTCGGCGAGCTCGTGCAGCATGTCGAAGCCGAGGAGGCCCTCGACCCGGCACACCTCGCGGCGATCGACGTCGAGGAGCCGCGTCAACCGGTCGCGGACGCCGTCCGGCATCTCCTCGCCGACGTCGAGACGCACCGGATCGCCGAAGCGCCGCCGGCGGATCGTCTCCTCGATCATGTCGATCAAGTCGCCCGCCTCGAGCTCGCGGATCTCGATGTCGGCATCCCGCACGACGCGGAAGCGATACGCGCCGGCGAGCGACACCTGCGGGAAGAGATCGTCGAGGTGCTGGCGGATCACGTCCTCCAGCAGCACGAAGGTGTGGCCCCGGCGGCCCACGCGCACCGCGCGCGGCAAGACCGTCGGGATCTTCACGCGCGCGAGCTTGGTCGCCGCCCCGCCGTCGTCGACGGCGACCGCGAGGTTCAAGCTGCGGTTCGAGATGAAAGGCACCGACGGCGCCGGATCGAGGACGAGCGGCGTGCACACAGGAAAGACCTCGCGCTCGAACCAGCGGCGGAGCTCGGTTTGCCGGCGCGCCGGCAGCGCCTCCCACGCCAGGATCTCGACGCCCGACCGCGCCAGGAGCGGCTCGAGGTCGCGGCTCCACGCCTCGCTCGCCGTGCGACGCATGGGCGCAAGGGTCGTGGCGATGCG encodes:
- a CDS encoding Dyp-type peroxidase — protein: MTTRPEPQIGIVAEPATAAHFLIFRLRARARDARAVAAVLATLPELAAEMDPGARPAELAVTIGIGPELWDALAPDARPRGLRPFKALDAGGRRAPSTGGDVLLHVTSALRDLTFDFVLEARRRLGDLVEVVEDVMAFRRKEARDLTGFIDGTENPKEADERAEWALVGDDDPAFAGGSYVFTQRYVHDLAKWRGLSVAEQEDVIGRRKPGSEELPDDVKPPTSHAARSNLKVGDGELKIVRQSLPYGNASEAGLFFIAYCRTPDIPEQMLARMMGTSGDGVHDRLMEFSRAVSGAHFFAPSLPVLKRLGGASA
- a CDS encoding glycosyltransferase: MTRVLLICPDKTGPLMAGSAIRSVEVASMLARDFDVTLAVPDDSEPVASAARVVRVPRDSTLPALVDAADCVMIAGRSELMTAIRKPLVVDLYDPFILSDLEFYGEGFEDAGGRPLLALRWLQHHLENGDFFVCASEAQRRFWLGMLAAAGRLNHANYAADRELARLLAVVPFGITNAPPERTAPAVKGVIPGIDPDDAVVLWAGGLWNWFDPLTLVEALHRLRATRPEVKGLFLGVRHPNPDIGRMETAERALARARELDLVGRGAFFIDWVPYGERQNYLLDANVGVSLHRPGIEAQFAFRTRVLDYLWAGLPMVLGRDDDLADRIEREGLGLTVPYGDVERTADAITAMIDAPATPERAARFAALRAELSWARVVEPIREFCRAPRFAADKARGGAWVAEEAPRERIVHKEAALVAEEFLGPARELSPALGRYYAAEHRFVAAYDDLCRIDVLPRVIGDRPQADVVFSLWDEGPTPARVARVCVALWQIPQDQWQRFEFRPIPNSRGRSYRVTIEAPSTIGSGVALWLSTPVGADAPAPAMIVHYLVKGLVDALPITDESFLFLHNTTVSDVTVPGVAALASEEDVASSLVGADAAGGAPLRDDALRTALARATATLAATRREMAALGDRLADAERREAETPPRVRRIVRFMIRGGRAAKRRARRAAGFVAALGLALASVPLVLAVGAMFVATDARNRLGRGRRATAPLPRTDPAARPRRVGQPVSIVIPTWNGRELLEMSLPPLAAALARHAPGGEIVVVDNGSEDDTREWVAAHFPAVRVIALPTNEGFAGATNRGAQDSLHPTVILLNNDMVVEPDFILPLLAAMDEEPDVFGVSCQIDFIDKNKPRWETGKVHAEWTYGTIHLFHVDRWDDASLYPIFFAGGGASAYDRAKFLELGGFDEAVFSPVYIEDVELGYRAWKRGWPSLFAPGSRVHHRHRSTTRRRWSEDEIYSFFVKNLAALVWKNVDDPRMLARHLLGLLLLPLRLWRQANRRVALYTWRGMWRQLPVLARARLREGRVARALDDATIFHVARYRHAYRGALGRRPRRRADARPRVLIVSPYSPYPPVHGGAVRILALLRRLASVADVTLLAYADTQAELDPRSTAELQRICRDVVVIERDTTAVGGVLFPNKTRGFCSRLMRDEIEYWLDREDFDVIQIEYTHLAHLMPMPARGLLRVLVEHDVSFVSLARARATTESAAAKIAFAFDWMRMLRYELAAVSFADLVLTMSETDRDVLDGYVDTRHVVSVPNGVDCRAFPFAADGRDPASILFVGFFRHEPNVEAVRYFCREVLPRVRARLSHARFRVVGAYPPDVIRRLADDPAIEVTGRVDDIAAYYRSSAVFVAPVLQGSGTRLKILEAMASGCPVVSTTIGAEGLATRSGEELVLADDAASMADAIVRLLEHPEESAALARRARAHVEARFDWDIVAAGLARAYEAALAPVTDPALPAPPTALAEAR
- the ppk1 gene encoding polyphosphate kinase 1, encoding MTVRIAPKSRRPAPPEPSPVAVVPAEDRFFNRELSWLEFNRRVLAEATNPANPPLERCRFLAIFESNLDEFYMVRVSGLIEQLQGGVVETSPDGLGPEEQLERIATTLAPMRRTASEAWSRDLEPLLARSGVEILAWEALPARRQTELRRWFEREVFPVCTPLVLDPAPSVPFISNRSLNLAVAVDDGGAATKLARVKIPTVLPRAVRVGRRGHTFVLLEDVIRQHLDDLFPQVSLAGAYRFRVVRDADIEIRELEAGDLIDMIEETIRRRRFGDPVRLDVGEEMPDGVRDRLTRLLDVDRREVCRVEGLLGFDMLHELADLPIPALRWPVHKPHAPEALAHGDELFRTLRGADVLVHHPFDSFHPVETMVGAAASDPAVVGVKQTLYRVGERSPIVEALLEAAEAGKQVAVMVELKARFDESKNLVWARALEHAGAHVTYGFTELKVHTKICLVVRREGGRLRTYAHVGTGNYNPTTARAYTDLGLFTCDPEITQDLLELFNFLTGVSRQRSYRKLLVAPVNLRSEILRRLRRERDHARAGRPARLVFKMNSFTDPELIDAVYEVAAAGTRVDLLVRGMCCLRPGVRGLSETVRVVSVVGRFLEHSRIFWFENGGHPEALIGSADLMRRNLDRRIETLVPVENPALVRYLHDGILRPYLEDTVNAWELRPDGSYRRREPAPGAAPFAAQEWLLAHPATALLGLGVRAD
- a CDS encoding SDR family oxidoreductase, with the translated sequence MTPRFDLTDRAVVVTGGSRGLGLAMANAFADHGANVVVASRKGDACERVAAEIRARTGRRALGVAFHAGRWDDCERLLDDAAAALGRVDVLVNNAGMSPLYPSLTGIDEDLWDKVLAVNLKGPFRLAALAAERMARAGGGSIINVSSVGAVQPTVGELPYAMAKSALHTMAAAMAHDYAGRVRVNVIMPGAFLTDISKAWPPEMRSMMERQIPMGRCGEPEEVVGAALYLASDASSYTSGAVIKIDGGWAYRAG